Within the Microbacterium sp. 1S1 genome, the region GGCGGCGCCGGACACCTCGGTGCCACCGGGCGCCGCGGCGAGCACACGCGCGACCATGAGCTCGAGGTGGAGCCGTGGCGAGGTCGCCCCGGACATGTCGTCGAGGGCCGCGCTGACCACGTCGGCCGTGCGCGAGAGGCGCGCGGCGCCGAAAGCCTCCGCCTGACGGCGCATCCGGTCGAGCTCGTCCTCGGCGATGCCGCGCAGCACGGCGGACGCGCCGGAGCCGACGGCGGCGATGACGATGAGGTCGCGCAGGCGCTCCAGCAGGTCGTCGACGAAACGCCGCGGGTCCTGCCCGGTCTGCACGACCCGATCGATGGCGGGGAAGGCGGAGGCTGCGTCGCCCGCGGCGAGCGCATCGACGATCTCGTCGAGGAGCGCTCCATGGGTGTACCCCAACAGGGCCACCGCTCGCGCGTAGCCGACCGTGACGGTCTCCGAATCGGCCGGGGCATCGGACCCCGCGATGAGCTGATCCAGCAGGGACAGCGTGTCACGGGGCGACCCTCCGCCGGCGCGGACCACGAGCGGCAGGACGCCCTGCTCGACGACCACCCCTTCCTCCGCGCAGAGCTTCTCGACGTACTCGAGCATCGCCGCGGGGGGGACCAGTCGGAACGGGTAGTGATGGGTGCGCGAGCGGATCGTGCCGAGCACCTTTTCGGGCTCCGTCGTGGCGAAGATGAACTTCACATGGGGCGGCGGCTCCTCCACGAGCTTCAGCAGCGCGTTGAAGCCCTGCGGCGTGACCATGTGCGCCTCGTCGAGGATGAAGATCTTGAAGCGGTCCCGGCTGGGGGCGAAGGTCGCGCGCTCGCGGAGGTCGCGGGCGTCGTCGACGCCGTTGTGGCTCGCCGCGTCGATCTCGACGACGTCGAGCGACCCGCCGCCCGCGCGCGACAGCTCGACGCAGCTCGGGCATGTTCCGCAGGGGGTGTCGGTCGGCCCTTCCGCGCAGTTCAGGCAGCGCGCGAGGATGCGCGCGGAGGTGGTCTTGCCGCAGCCGCGCGGACCGGAGAAGAGATAGGCGTGGCCTACGCGGTCGCCGCGCAGCGCGGTCATGAGCGGATCGGTCACCTGCGACTGCCCGATCATCTCGCCGAACGTCTCGGGTCGGTAGCGGCGGTAGAGGGCTGTGGTCACCCCTCCAGCCTACGGCGTGCCACCGACGTTGCTCCCTCCCGCTCGACCCGGCCCCTTTCACGCGCCCCACCCCTTGCGCGCGTCCGAAAGGGGTGGGAGGCACGCAGCAGGGGTGGGTCGGTGCGAGGATGATCAGTCGACGGATTCGATGACCGGGATCGCACTCGTGATGACGGGGACGGAGGCCGAGAGGCGGGTACCGTCGTCGCGGCGGGCGTCGGCGAACTCCTGCAGCGTGGGGCGCCCGGGGATCACCGGACCCTGGTTCGCGAGCGGCACGATGACCTCGTCCTCCAGAGTCGCGATGTAGGCGTTGTCCCGCACGCTGAACGGCACCGGAGGTCCGCTGCGCACCCGCACACGAAGCTCGTGCCGTGTGACCGTCACCTGCATCGCGGTGCCCTGCCACTGCAACGGGAACGACAGCGACGGCCAGGACTCCGGGAGCCGCGGGTCGAAGCTGAGGTCGCCCCCATAGTCGCGCATGCCGCCGAAGCCGCACACCAGTGCCGTCCACACACCTCCCGCCGAGGCCACGTGCACGCCGTCCGCCGCGTTGTGGTGCAGGTCGTGCAGATCGACGAACAGCGACTGCTCGAAGTACTTCTGCGCGAGGTCCTGATAGCCGACCTCGGCCGCGAGGATCGACTGCACGACCGCCGACAGGGTCGAGTCGCCCGTCGTCAGCGGGTCGTAGTAGTCGAAGTCGGCCTTCTTCTCCTCCGGCGAGAAGTGATTGCCCTGCAGGAACAGCGCCAGCACGACGTCGGCCTGCTTGAGCACCTGGAAGCGGTAGATCACGAGCGGGTGGAAGTGCAGCAGCAGCGGGCGCTGGTCGGCGGGGGTGTTCGCGAGGTCCCAGACCTCCCGCTCCAGGAACAGCGAGTCCTGCGGGTGGATGCCGAGGCTCTCGCTGTACGGGATGTACATCGCCTCCGCCGCCCGCTCCCAGGACTCCGCCTCACCGGAACCGAGGCCCGTGCGCTCGACGAGGGCCGCGTAGTCCTCGGGGTAACTGTCGCGGATCTCGCGGACGACCTTGGCCGCATAGCGGAGGTTGTACCGCGCCATGACGTTCGTGTACAGATTGTCGTTCACGACGGTCGTGTACTCGTCGGGACCCGTGACCCCGTGGATGTGGAACGTCTGGATCCCGTCGCCGCCACCGGACTGCTCCACCAGACGCGACCCGCGCCAGAAGCCCAGGGTGGCCCAGAGCCGTGCGGTCTCGATCGCGACGTCGGCCCCCTCCCGACGCAGGAACGCCTCGTCGCCCGTCGCGCGCACGTACTTGCCGAGCGCGAAGCTGATGTCGGCGTTGATGTGGTACTGGGCGGTGCCGGCGGCGTAGTAGGCCGAGGCCTCCTCACCGTTGATCGTGCGCCACGGGAAGAGCGCGCCGGCCTCGTTGAGCTGTGCGGCGCGGCGGCGGGCAGCCGGGAGCATCTTCACCCGGGCCCGGAGCGCGTTGTAGGCCCAGCGCGGCGTCGTGTAGGTGAGGAACGGGAGCACGTAGATCTCGGTGTCCCAGAAGTAGTGGCCGCTGTAGCCGGAGCCGGTGAGCCCCTTGGCCGGAACACCGGCACCGTCCGCCCTGGCCGAGGCCTGCGCGAGCTGGAACAGGCACCAGCGGGTGGCCTGCTGCAGGTCGTCGCGCCCACCGATCTGCACGTCGCTGCGCTCCCAGAACG harbors:
- a CDS encoding glycoside hydrolase family 65 protein → MIDRDRFPVDPWRLIETRYSEEGVGETLFSVGNGYLGLRGNHIEGRGAQEHGTFINGLHETWPIRHAEQAYGFAEVGQTIVNAPDAKVMRLYVDDEPISLDDADVREYARTLDMRTGVLERRVVWETPSGKRVRMRDQRLVSFEERHLAVLRLEVVVENSDAPVTISCQLLNRQDGAGVYAGSPMTTKGAAFDPRKAERIADRVLQPAEHWQDGLRSALSYRVAASGMTVAVVADHIIETENHYNVRTLIEPDIAKNVFRVQAKAGVPITITKLVSYHSSRGVPPRELVDRCRRSLDRAADEGVETVFRRQREWLDAFWERSDVQIGGRDDLQQATRWCLFQLAQASARADGAGVPAKGLTGSGYSGHYFWDTEIYVLPFLTYTTPRWAYNALRARVKMLPAARRRAAQLNEAGALFPWRTINGEEASAYYAAGTAQYHINADISFALGKYVRATGDEAFLRREGADVAIETARLWATLGFWRGSRLVEQSGGGDGIQTFHIHGVTGPDEYTTVVNDNLYTNVMARYNLRYAAKVVREIRDSYPEDYAALVERTGLGSGEAESWERAAEAMYIPYSESLGIHPQDSLFLEREVWDLANTPADQRPLLLHFHPLVIYRFQVLKQADVVLALFLQGNHFSPEEKKADFDYYDPLTTGDSTLSAVVQSILAAEVGYQDLAQKYFEQSLFVDLHDLHHNAADGVHVASAGGVWTALVCGFGGMRDYGGDLSFDPRLPESWPSLSFPLQWQGTAMQVTVTRHELRVRVRSGPPVPFSVRDNAYIATLEDEVIVPLANQGPVIPGRPTLQEFADARRDDGTRLSASVPVITSAIPVIESVD